A genomic segment from Neisseria perflava encodes:
- a CDS encoding OsmC family protein — translation MQVTSKWIDGMCFVGTTANGHSVVMEGAAAEGKVKRGPSPMEMLLLGVAGCSSIDVVMIAEKQRQKITDCRAEVTAKRADTAPRVFTEIHIHFKVYGRDLQESAIERAVQMSAEKYCSASIMLGKAAKMSHSFEIVETE, via the coding sequence ATGCAAGTTACTTCAAAATGGATAGACGGAATGTGCTTCGTCGGTACAACGGCAAACGGACACAGCGTTGTGATGGAAGGTGCGGCGGCTGAAGGCAAAGTCAAACGCGGCCCCAGCCCGATGGAAATGCTGTTGTTGGGTGTAGCAGGCTGTTCCAGTATCGATGTCGTGATGATTGCCGAGAAACAACGCCAAAAAATCACCGACTGCCGTGCCGAAGTGACTGCCAAACGCGCCGACACCGCGCCGCGCGTGTTTACCGAAATCCATATCCATTTCAAAGTGTATGGTCGGGATTTGCAAGAAAGCGCGATTGAACGCGCCGTACAGATGTCTGCCGAAAAATATTGCTCCGCATCGATTATGCTGGGCAAAGCGGCAAAAATGAGCCACAGCTTCGAGATAGTTGAAACAGAATAG
- the thiD gene encoding bifunctional hydroxymethylpyrimidine kinase/phosphomethylpyrimidine kinase, translating into MDELFIQTLTIAGSDSGGGAGIQADLKTFQMRGVFGTSVLTAVTAQNTLGVSAVHPIPTDMIAAQIAAIQEDFHIRAYKIGMLGTAEIIECVAEQTAECDFGKRVLDPVMIAKGGAPLLENSAVEAMKRLLLPHTDVLTPNLPEAQALTGINIENRQDAERAAKILQDWGVKNVVIKGGHLADSQSEYCTDWLFTPYETIELNSKRFPTPHTHGTGCTFSACITAELAKGFSVPEAVQTAKNYIAAAISHPLGIGAGHGPVNHWAYRDE; encoded by the coding sequence ATGGACGAACTTTTTATTCAAACGCTGACGATTGCCGGCTCAGATTCCGGAGGCGGCGCGGGCATACAGGCGGATTTAAAGACATTTCAGATGCGCGGCGTGTTCGGCACCAGCGTACTGACAGCGGTTACCGCACAAAATACTTTGGGCGTATCGGCGGTGCATCCGATACCGACCGACATGATTGCCGCGCAGATTGCCGCGATTCAGGAGGATTTCCACATCCGCGCTTATAAAATCGGCATGCTGGGTACGGCGGAAATTATCGAATGCGTGGCGGAACAAACGGCCGAATGCGACTTCGGCAAACGCGTGTTGGACCCGGTCATGATTGCCAAAGGCGGCGCGCCGTTGTTGGAAAACTCAGCCGTCGAAGCCATGAAACGCCTGTTGCTGCCGCATACGGACGTCTTGACGCCCAATCTGCCCGAAGCGCAGGCCTTGACGGGCATCAATATTGAAAACCGCCAAGATGCGGAACGTGCCGCCAAAATTCTTCAGGATTGGGGCGTAAAAAATGTGGTGATTAAAGGCGGCCATCTTGCCGACAGCCAAAGCGAATATTGCACCGACTGGCTGTTTACGCCATACGAGACCATCGAGCTGAACAGCAAACGTTTCCCAACGCCGCATACGCATGGCACAGGCTGCACATTTTCTGCCTGCATCACGGCCGAGTTGGCAAAAGGGTTTAGCGTGCCCGAGGCAGTTCAAACGGCAAAAAACTATATTGCCGCCGCCATTTCCCATCCTTTGGGCATCGGGGCAGGGCACGGGCCGGTCAACCACTGGGCGTATCGGGACGAATAA